The sequence attttcgagaagataggcgatcttgcctacagacttgcacttcctccatctttatctagtattcacgacgtttttcacgtctctatgctgcaaaagtatcatccagatccttctcatatccttcagcctgacgaagccgagttagacgagactctgagctactttgagcgaccgattcagatccttgatcggaaagaaaagcaactcagaaccaagttaatttcgttagtgaaagtgcagtggagccatcacggagtcgaggaagcgacttgggagacagagtctgacatgagacagcgttttccagagttattcggatgacgtgagttcttctttttgtctttagttctttattctatcttatgagttgtgattctcgttgatttcgaggacgaaatcttttcttagtgggggagaattgtaacgccccgtttttatcttaaatgagtttatttgagttaatcagagattacagagttctcgagccggtttgattttgatcagggtcctttttgcaaattttggaaatttcagggactaaaacgcaaatatgggattttatatattatctacacttagatttttattgGAAAAGTTCCCTCTTCCTCCCCAAACCGTGAAgcaccattgaagcttgggAAAAATgcctttcaagcttttccaatctcggtttccgatcgatccgtccgttggaatttatttctgaaggcagtttagcgatcactgcagcgagagcttcgttctattgtaagtttttctacgatcagatacattctagtttttggatgttgttagattcattctagattcgagtatgttgttctctccagagttctgatcgtttattatctgtcggttttgaaatagagcgacgttcggaattgttatgatttttggaagccattttcaaaagtttgagttttgagatttgttgggattgccttgttgttgtggtattagcattgttatgagattatatcgctattgaactgctgtctgcgttgtcggtttgttcagtttatagtcgttatgccgtcggtttgagttttggggatttcgaaccattattgagttgtgatcttggcttgtaagttgatcgtggttattgatcatttgttggtatctgaacagattcgtttggagcttgTCAAGCCCAAGATTAGCAGaaattgttcgtttcagagttttggacgaagaacggtatagagaattaccttgagccttgttgttgtttagattggttagactttgatacgaTCTTTTGTTGTAactttccagaagttggaactactgcattgaaaggtaaaagcagtcatcgtagcggaatagcatactcgagacagcttagttcttgagtttcccctttttaaatcacatactggtttgtacacttgttctagcatgaagaacttgtgtcttgttgatttcttggacttttgttatgtggcttatgttatgtttctgttatgtaTTCATCTTGAGCCGATCTTtctttcagcgggcagaaccgccctttttgtttagacgtttgggaactatgattgagtggcctgggtcgtagtcgtttcgcctggtgctagcatactcattatagttgctcaaagtctagagaagtgggatacgtggcaccacctcgattgggagagtcggtgagtcgttacgtgatctcatcctcgggatcccaaaagcactgcagcaatcccttgtttatcagaatcgatatcctagtttttaaagacatgcatatcattaaccttgacttgaatatgttgtcttgatagcatgttttttatttattatttgatatgtttcttttgctgggattatcattctcaccggttatccggctgttgctttgttttgtatgtgtacttggcaacaggtggggcaggaccaagtcagaagagacatggttagcttcgagggaaagatgtagaagtgagactcggtttagaagtcgtgtcggcatgtctacctagtttatgttagaacatttttagatctcgaacttcgttgtttatgttgtatcgattatgcgagctcCTCGATTTCATGTTATTTCCATATGCGTAGTTGAtcgactctagaacttcatgtattaactggagatagtatgttttgatgcatgattgtatattgaatgtgTGAGATTGAGTTTCAGCTAGCTTCTGCTGTTATTTTTTGCCCTGTTTCTGTCCTCGCTCGATTTGAAATATCTTGCGGATTGAGCGAGAGAAAACGTTCAGTCCTCTGTTTAGgatttttgtggctcgctcgatccgcaagatcttgcggattgaGCGAGGGCTGTTTTGCCTCGGACAGGGGCTTgagatttttggctcgctcgatctgcaagatcttgcagttcgagcggagcactgttccttttttaaaaaaaaagtttcattgcttttaatcttggttctCGATTgcctaattgttgtttaataccgagattagttgtttagaaccgaggtctcacaggtATCATGGCTGAAAGTAATGTAGGATGGACGGAtgtgaaaaaggaaaaaaaagctGAAGTTCTAAAGGTCGACGCATTGAATTCACTGAATGCGAAAATCTATGCTCTCACACATCAAAGGGCTCTTATACAGACCGCCTCAGCAAATCAAGTCCAAGTGCAGCAGCCCAAAGAGCAGCAAGTATTTGAAATTGATGCAACGAActttatgggaaatcaagggaaATAGCCGTACAATCCTTATAGCAATACCtacaatcctggctggaagaatcacccaaatttctcatggaaaCCTACAGATCCCACAGCCAACACTTCCAAGCCTATGGAAAAGAAGCCGAgctttgaagaaatcatgatgaagTACATAGCGGGTACTGATCGCTTGTAGAATAAAGAGGCAATGCTGCAGAATTTGGAGACTCAGATGAGCCAGATAGCCACACAACTGTCAGCTAGGCCAACAGGGTCGTTTCCTAACAAAACTAAGAAGAATCCAAGAGACGTAAATGTTATTCTGGTGGTTACTAGATCACAAGTGGAGAAAAAGGAGAAGACTGTTGATGATGAGGAAGCAATGGATCCAATAATTGAAAAAGGGGTGGAGGACGTGCCAAAACATGTGGAATCGGCACCTACGGGTAAGAAAGGTAAGTTTCCTAACCCAATTAAGAatgataatattgatttgaatAAACTTCCCTTTCTCCAGCGAGAAAAACAACCgcaattggataatcaatttgcgaaatttttaaaaattttcaaaaagctccatattaatattccatttgcGGATACTTTGGCTCAAATGCCTAGTTATGCAAAAATTTTGAAGGAGATTTTGTCAAAAAAGAGGAAGTTgttggattttgaaactgtgaagttgtcggatgaatgttctgctattttacaaaataaactccctccgaaacttaaggatcccggtaTTTTTTCAATTCCTTGGACTATAGGAAAATCATTCTTTAGTAAGGCTTTGTATGATCTTTGTGAAAGTATAAATCTTATTTCTTACTTATGTTTTGAAAAACTTGGCATTGGGTAAGTTAGACCAACTACCATCTCACTACaattggctgatagatctataaaatatcctAGGGGGATTgtggaagatgtgttagttAAAGTGGATAAATTTACTTTCCTAGTGGATTTcgttgtgcttgatatggaagaggatcgtgaaaTACCTCTTATTTTAGGTAGACCATTTTTTACCACtgaaaaatctttaatttaTGTGCATAAATGGGAGTTGATtttgcgtatgaatgatgaaagtgtaatttttaatgtgtttcAAGGCATTCGTTATCCTTcggacaattctgattgtttcagaattgatgttaCTGATGAATTGGTTGAGTGCTCTTTGCAAGAACAGTTATCTACGGATCCATTAGAGATATGTTTGACAGGGACGATGCATGAGGAGCATGTTAGCGAGGAATTTCAAGAGGTCGCGAGATACTTGGATGGAATGAATCCTCTTGAAAGATCCATTAATTCCAAGATAGGAGATCTTGGGCATATCCCAAAACCATTGAAGCCATCAACTGACGAGCCTCCTACTCTCGAACTAAAACCACTATCTTCTCATTTGAAGTACTTATATTTATTGCATGACGATAAACTTCCAGTAATTTGTTCGTCTTCTTTGACTGGGAGCGAGGAAGAAAATCTGCTGAGAGTGATTAGAGAGCATATTAAAGCCATATGATGGAGCCTGGCTGACATAAAGGGAATTATTCCAACCATTTGCATGCATAACATACTGATGGAGGCGGAGCACAATCCATATACTCAACCACAGAGGCGGATAAACCCAGtgatgcaagaggtagtgaaaaatAAGGTGATTGAGCTtcttgatgcaggtattatctatccTATCTCTGACAGTGAATGGGTGAGTCCGATACAGgtagtgcctaaaaagggaGGAATAACTTTgattgaaaatgaaaataatgaacTAATCCCTACTAGGAAGGTTACGGGATGGCGAGTATGCATAGACTATAAAAAATTGAATGATGTCACTTGTAAAGATCACTTCCCCCCCTCCccccctttattgatcagatggttgagaggCTGTCTGGGCATGTTTTTTACTGTTTTTTAAACGGTTCTTCCGGTTATATGAAAAATCCCATAGCACCTTAGGATCAACAtaaaactactttcacttgttcatatggtacttttgcatataaacgaaTGTTGTTTGGTTTGTGTAATGCCCCTGCTACTTTCCAGCGTTGCATGATAGATATTTTTCATGACATGGTAGAAAAATTGATTGaagttttcatggatgatttctctGTGTTTGGTTCTTATTTTGATGACTATTTATGTAACTTGGATAAAGTGTTGAAAAGATGTGAGGAGAGTAATCTTGTGTTAAATTGTaaaaaatgtcacttcatggtgcGTGAAGGAATTGTTTTAGGGCATAAGGTGTTTGAAAAAAGTGTGGAGGTAGATTGGGCGAAAATTAAGGTAATAGACAAACTTCCACCTACCACGAATCTAAAGGGAATAAGAAGTTTTCTATGGCACGTAGGATTGTATAGAAGATTCATTAAGGATTTTTCCTATGTTGCTAAACTCCTTGCTAATTTGTTGATAAAAAAGGTGTCTTTTAACTTTTCTGCTGAGTTTTTACAGGCGTTCCAGATATTGAAGCAGAAGTTGACAAGCGCACCAGTAATAGTAGCACCAGACTAGAGTCTTCCGTTTGAATTGATGTGCAATGCCAATGATACAGTGTTGGGGCCATTCTTGGGCAGAAGAGGGATAAAGTGCTACACGTGATCTACTATGCATGCATTAACTTTTCAACCGCCCAGCTGAACTATGCCAGCATGAAAAAAGAACTACTCGCAGTAGTGTTTGCATTGGACAAGTTTAGATCATATTTGGTGTGAAGCAAAGTCGTCGTCTATACTGACCACTTGACACTGAAATATTTGATGAGCAAaaaggatgctaaacccaggttaattcgttgggtATTAATTTTACAAGAGTTTGACTTGGAAATTGTTGACAGGAAGGGCTCGGAGAATCAAGTTGCGGATCATCTATCTCATATAGAGAATCAAGGAACtgaaattcaagtaattcatgatgaattcccagatgaaCAGCTTTTCGAGGTAATGAATTTATCATGGTATGCAGAAATTGTCAACTACCTATCAAGTAAGTTTCTTCTCCCGCACATGAATTATCAACAGAATAAGAAATTTTTCTCTGAGTTGAAGTATTTTTTGTTGGAAGATCCATTGCTTTTTAAGATTTGTGCAGATGGTATAATTCATAGATGTATTCCAGCCGAAGAGGTAAGTTCTATACTCTCACACTGTCACACGGGCCCGAATGGAGGACATTTTGGCGCGGGCAGAACCGCTGCAAAAGTACTACAGTCGGGATTTTACTGGCCCTCACTGTTTAAATATGCTTACTCCTATGTGATTTCCTGGGATGAATGTCAAAGAGTAGGAAATATTTCTAGGCGGCATGAGATGCCTTTGAATAATATCCTTGTtgtgtgaagtttttgatgtttGAGGCATTTATTTTATGGGGATGTTTCCTGCAACTGAAgggaaaaaaatacattttagtAGCGGTGGATTATTTGTCTAAATGGGTCGAGCCGCTAGCTTGTAGAACTAATGACTCTAGAGTGGgggtaaattttttgaaaaagtttGTCTTTGCTAGATATGGTACACCTAGAGCCATTATTATTGATGGAGGAACTCACTTCTGTAATCAACAGTTTGACACATTGCTGAGTAAATACGGGGTCACTCATAAGGTGCCAACACCTTATCACCTCCAAACTAGTGGGAAAGTTGAAATTTCAAATAGGAAATTGAAACGAATATTGGAAAAACTGTAAATTCCAATAGGAGAAAGTGGTCCAATAAATTGGATGATGCGCTTTGGGCTTATCGCACGACATTTAAGACACCTATAGTCACttctccctttaggttgttatatggaAAAGCGTGTCATCTTCCTATTGAACTTGAGCATAAAGCgttatgggctactaaatttttaaattttgatgctAACACTACGGGTGCGGAGCGGATGCTGCAATTAAATGAGCTTGAAGAGTTGAGATTGGATGCATATGAGAATGTCAGGATTCACAAAGAGAAAACCAAAAGATGGCATGACCAGAACATCGTCTCCCGTGAGTTCGAGGTAGGCCAATAGGTATTATTATTTAACTAACGTTTGAAGCTCATGCCAGGTAAGCTGCGCTCAAGATGGTTAGGCCCGTTCACTATTATGAAAGTGCTACCATATGGTACGGTGGAAATTTCTAGTCCTGCAACTGGAGCATTCAAGGTTAATGGTAAGAGGGTAAAAATTTATTGGGGTGGCAATGTGGATAAAACCTAGACCACAGTCAATTTTCAAGACCCGAATAATTGAAAGGGAAGTATAGTCGGACTATAgaatataaatttagcgctgactgggaagCAACCTATtgttctttcccttgttttattttattagtttTTAGTATACATTATTTTCTTGTTGGtatttcgttttatttttgaaatttttgaaaaataaaaaaagaagaagtcttgatctcgctcgagcggcaagaatttaccgctcgagcgagaggaaCTCTAGAGGTGAAAAACTAGTAACCTCACTCAAGCAAAAATttcttaccgctcgagcgagaaatttTCTGGAATGCGgtcaaatttttatttcgctCGAGCGGTGTCtttttaccgctcgagcgaaaAATTATCTggaatcaaaaaaaattttacctcgctcgagcggaaattttctaccgctcgagcaaGTACACTTCGGGGCCCAATTTAAAAAACATTTTCCCCTACCCTCATCTCATTCTCTCCCTCACCCACCGTAATCCCTAGCCCCCAATTCTTCAATTACTATACATTCACATCTTTTTTCTACAAATTGCAGGGCACATCCGCCGTTCCGATCATCATCATCTCCTCCGGCCATCACCTTCCCCTGCGCCAACCAGCCCCTGCTTCGACCGCCTCTGTCTAACACCGCACCAGCAGCAGCTGTCATCGCCGCTTTTTCTCCACCTCATCATCTACTCCGGTCACCTTTGAAGCTCCGGCCGCCCTTGCTGCCGGTAATCCTGCTCCTCCGTGCACTCTCCATACTTGCCCCATCTATCATCAATTACAATGACGCCGAAGCGAGTTCGTCTCATGGGAGAATCCTCTAGCCAACAAGCCACGACACCCGCTTTGTCGAGGAGTCTTTTCGGAAAATTCTTTAACCAAGCGGCGAAAGAAAGGTATGATCAGGATAAAATCCATAGATCCCATATACCCGAGTGTGGTGTTGAACTTACCTTTCGTGATAGTGGAGTAGAGATTGCTATTGGGCATCGAAATTGGATTTATTTTTGTAAACAACCTAAGGCTGCAATTGTCCCTCTTGTTCGGGAATTCTATGCTAATGCTGCAGAGCGAGAGGATGAGAAAGCATTTGTTAGGGAAAAACTTGTGTCTTTTGATGAGAATGTGATTAATGTGTTGCTTGAAACTCCGGTCGTCGATGATAGTCTTTATAAGAGTCTTAAGGCCGATCCGGACCTTCTTGAAGTCATTACCCAATTATGCTATGAAAGGGCAACATGGCACGATCCATTTACCTATAAATATTTTCGGGAGCGCAATCTTCTCTTGGAACCGGCCACCTGGTATGCTTTTGTCGCTAAATGCATGATGCCCATTTCCCATACGAGCAATGTCACCGTTGATCGAGCCTTGATTTTATATGCATTGGATTTGGATTGGCCGATAAATGTGGGCCGGGTGATTCATAGCGAGATCCGAAGATCTATCTACACTCTGTCGTTGGGCCTATTCTTTCCTACCATTATCTTTGAGCTGTGTATCCAAGACGGTGTCCAAGTTCGAGGAGATGAGGAGTGGATGCAACCCATGAGGCCTGTGGACAGGGCCATTGTCAAAAACAAGAAATCCAAGAGGGCCAAAGATTTTCTTCCCGGGGGTGGAGCATCTTCTAGCACTGCTCCTACACGACCATCTCAGCCTGCTCGTCACCCCACCGCAGATTCTATCAAGGTTCTCATTGCGTTTGATCATTACCAGAATGAGTATATGGCCTCTACTACTGCCCATCTTCAGTCCATGGATGCAATGATTCGAGGGATGACCACTCAGCTTGGTCTCGATGCCTCCTCATTTCCCGCCACTCCACAGTACCCACCACCATTCCAGTTCCAGTATACCGCCCCAGTGCCACCGCCCGAATTTGAAGAGGATGAagatgttggagaacggtgatcagatcaatcagaattgatacccggtgcagcggaagttttaaaattttatatggaacgattccatatcatgggtatcaaaactttacgattaaattgtgtgtgtaaaaattaaataacaattaaatttttaccttgaatctcgaaacgagataatggacaccaacagattactctgctcttgttgtatatcccaggaactgatggacgaacaattcttcaatcaggtccacgaacataagttcaatccctctgatagattgcactagaaaatctatcagaagtttctacgaagagaattaatgaatttgatccgttaaaccagactgcaaattcaaaattcacaggctggaatttttcgagcagagagaggagaagggggggcggccacttttaaaaaaacacagctagggttttagaaaattgtgacctctgttgtgtaattgctgtactgcaataacttatttataatgtgggctgctaacagcttagggcccattagtcataagttcaagcctgacaagcaaagcccgcatgttcagaaattaatataaaattcatcgtgactcagattgataaaccaatttcaccaatgtgcacagaaaccatttctgcatcttttaaagtcaagataaattttctgaatccgaattcagcggtttccaaaaatgcccatccctatgtcattttaggaaatcttactcctctactctgatataagaagtcctacttctttgttcattaaatttaactctttaaatttaactatctcaacggggattaaaaatccattacttgtgtgaccctcaatggttcagggatacagctagccgtgggctcacaactccttgtgactcggaacaacaatttatgacttgcccatcgaatcatggtaagagcgcctagcaacattgttggaaaactggcgagttcccagaccaattacgattgatacccggtgcagcggaagtttaaaaatttttcatggaacgtttccatggtatgggtatcaaccgttcatcgattgaattacgtgtgtgtaaaatttaaataacaattaaataaattttacctcaaatctcgcaacgagattaatggacaccaacagaacaattctgctcttgttgtctctccctggaaccgatgaacgccttcaatcaggtccacgaacagaggtttaatccctctgatagattgcactagaaaatctatcagaagttttctgcgaagagaatacacgaatttgattcgttattccttactgcgattcaaaatcacagaccggaatttctcagacagagagggaggggggcgacggccaagcttgagagaggggctagggtttcgattttttttctctcaaaattatgagctatcgtgtgtaatttctgcactgaaataacttatttataatgcaggccactaacaccttagggcccattagtcataagctggggcccgacaagcaaagcccactcgttcagaaattaatataaaattcatcgtgactccgattgatgaaacgatttcaccaatgtgcacagaaaccatttctgcacgttttaaagtcaaaataaattttcctgaatccgaattcagtggtttccaaaaatgtccatccctatgtcattttaggaaatcctactcccttactcttatttaagaagtccaactccttagttcattaaatttaactctttaaatttaactatctcaacggggattaaaactccattacactgtgtgaccctcaatggttcagggatacagctagccgtgggctcacaactccttgtgactcggaacaacactttccgacttgcccaacgaatcatggtaaagcgcctagcaacatcgccccatgattccctaggtatcactgatagtgcctacaagaaccagtagattttggttagcgtacagtacggtctcttcatccaaatatcccgatcgaatcaacaaccattggtatatcgagagtcgctcaagattcgataactatgcaatgcatcttgaagatcaaattagtgacatcgcatgtgctactaagaaaccatttcttaaatcacatcaagtactctggccagagatttgtcacactaatatctcctcagatcgcataggatatccacactcgcaagtatgtggtgaatccttgacaacaatgcattgactcctatatgtgtcgtaactgtacccaatctcgacacctgatgaccccctcagagtcggtaaacgagtcaaagcacagtactagcatatagagtctccatgatgtttcaagtcgtaaggactaatggtgtacaaccaaaaccgcggactttatccactcgataagtgataaccacttggaaagtccggatagggtagttcgactattcatcctatgaatatccatttgcatgcttcgaacatctccatgttccctaccaatgaaacgtggtactccgcatcgcaaatgctagtctcaaactcgagcgacccttatccttattatcggacggctcaatcgactaggaacggttttagaatatacagtgactataagatgtatttcatgatagacatctccatgttctaccacatcttacatacactatagtatattcaaggtctttatcaaaacaacaatagtatatcacaatataacaatatgaagtaatataaagtcattgccataaaagtgtaaataatattaaacaaaagattgtttatacaaagagtcaacaaagcccatagccacacagttggctcactgggcacccactcttacaatctcccacttgccctatagccaactagtcatactacgtagacccattgcttcgcgatgtttgtcaaacaatggtcctggcaaaggcttagtaagtggatcagcgatattgtctgcagaggccactcgttcgacactgatgtctcctctttccacaatctcccggattatgtggtatttcctcagtacgtgtttggatctttgatgagaccttggttcctttgcttgagcaacggcacccgtgttgtcgcagtacaccgggactggaccaacaaattcaggaatgacgcccaactcttggacgaaattcctcatccaaacggcctctttagcagcagctgatgctgcaatgtattcagcctcagtggtggaatccgctgtggtgtcctgcttggaactcttccaagagacagcaccgccattgagcatgaacacaaatccagaggttgacttcgagtcatccacatcactttggaagctagagtcggtatagccttccagtttgagttctcg comes from Henckelia pumila isolate YLH828 chromosome 4, ASM3356847v2, whole genome shotgun sequence and encodes:
- the LOC140861595 gene encoding uncharacterized protein; amino-acid sequence: MEAEHNPYTQPQRRINPVMQEVVKNKVIELLDAGIIYPISDSEWVSPIQVVPKKGGITLIENENNELIPTRKVTGWRRCMIDIFHDMVEKLIEVFMDDFSVFGSYFDDYLCNLDKVLKRCEESNLVLNCKKCHFMVREGIVLGHKVFEKSVEVDWAKIKDAKPRLIRWVLILQEFDLEIVDRKGSENQVADHLSHIENQGTEIQVIHDEFPDEQLFENKKFFSELKYFLLEDPLLFKICADGIIHRCIPAEEGKKYILVAVDYLSKWVEPLACRTNDSRVGVNFLKKFVFARYGTPRAIIIDGGTHFCNQQFDTLLSKYGVTHKVPTPYHLQTSGKVEISNRKLKRILEKLLLYGKACHLPIELEHKALWATKFLNFDANTTGAERMLQLNELEELRLDAYENVRIHKEKTKRWHDQNIVSREFEVGQ